One Lachnospiraceae bacterium C1.1 genomic region harbors:
- a CDS encoding U32 family peptidase yields MSEIKKVELLSPAGNMECFYGAIAAGADAVYAGGSRFGARAYAGNFTEEEFIEAIGYAHLFGRKLYMTLNTLMKEKEMEALPEYLEPYYKAGLDGVIVQDIGLISYIREHFPLLPVHASTQMAITGAYGAEYLKSLGAERIVPARELSLDEIKKIHDKVDIEIEVFIHGAMCYSYSGMCLMSSFLGGRSGNRGRCAGPCRQPYGENEDYILSMKDLCSIELLDKIVDAGAVSLKIEGRMKSVDYVAGVTSIYRKHLDMLEKNGKDNYRADKKDLETLLKLYSRSGKNTGYFTKHNGYEMITMRRGSYESSDELKFKSEKLRLPVKAVIHAHKGENMRLEITDGVKSVESLGVEVQTASKRPVGQEDMRKQLEKTGDSDFYFDNIVYDIDDDIFIPLKSINEIRREGLKKLREEILSGYKRVM; encoded by the coding sequence ATGTCAGAAATAAAAAAAGTTGAATTGTTGAGTCCGGCGGGAAATATGGAATGCTTTTACGGAGCGATAGCTGCGGGAGCCGATGCTGTATATGCCGGAGGAAGCCGCTTTGGTGCACGTGCATATGCCGGCAATTTTACAGAGGAAGAGTTTATAGAGGCAATAGGCTATGCCCATCTTTTTGGAAGAAAGCTTTATATGACCCTCAATACTTTGATGAAGGAAAAGGAAATGGAGGCTCTGCCTGAATATTTAGAGCCATATTATAAGGCAGGACTTGATGGTGTCATAGTTCAGGATATAGGTCTTATAAGCTATATAAGAGAACATTTCCCATTGCTTCCGGTGCATGCAAGTACCCAGATGGCGATCACGGGTGCTTATGGTGCAGAGTATCTTAAAAGTCTCGGAGCAGAGAGAATAGTACCGGCAAGAGAGCTTTCACTTGATGAGATAAAGAAGATACATGATAAGGTGGATATAGAGATAGAAGTCTTTATACATGGTGCTATGTGCTATTCATATTCCGGAATGTGTCTTATGTCTTCATTTTTGGGTGGAAGAAGCGGAAATCGTGGAAGATGTGCTGGTCCCTGCAGACAGCCCTATGGTGAAAACGAAGATTATATTCTTTCAATGAAGGATCTATGTTCCATTGAGCTCCTTGATAAAATAGTGGATGCAGGAGCAGTTTCGTTAAAGATCGAGGGAAGAATGAAATCTGTAGATTATGTTGCAGGGGTAACATCGATTTACAGAAAGCATCTTGATATGCTTGAAAAGAATGGTAAAGATAATTACAGGGCAGATAAAAAAGATCTGGAGACCTTGTTAAAATTATACTCCAGAAGCGGAAAAAACACCGGATACTTCACAAAACATAATGGTTATGAGATGATCACTATGAGGCGCGGAAGTTACGAGAGTTCTGATGAGCTTAAGTTTAAGTCGGAAAAACTGAGGCTTCCTGTAAAAGCTGTAATACATGCTCATAAGGGTGAAAACATGAGGCTGGAAATAACAGATGGAGTAAAATCTGTTGAGAGCCTTGGAGTTGAGGTTCAGACAGCCTCAAAAAGACCTGTGGGACAGGAGGATATGAGGAAGCAGCTTGAAAAGACCGGTGACAGCGATTTTTATTTTGATAATATCGTATATGATATAGATGATGACATTTTTATTCCTTTGAAAAGCATAAATGAGATCAGACGTGAAGGATTAAAGAAGCTTAGAGAGGAGATTTTAAGTGGATATAAACGTGTTATGTGA
- a CDS encoding penicillin-binding transpeptidase domain-containing protein — MDYFDSEITEDSNEIKKSPKQKKPGRRFNELNVIMYFFVGLFLIMTAYFAYYVQIKAPDTINSSYNMRQTNLAKKVIRGKIFAANGDILAEQAINSEGAEVRYYPYKEIFAQAVGYSTHGASGVESIANIALLTSDSPIDERLQKEMAGVRNYGDDIYTTFDVNLQKTAVEALGVYKGAIVVLDAKTGAIMAMVSKPDYDPNTVSENWAQVASDTDNSPLINRTVQGLYPPGSAFKTVTLLEYLKEHSDSYEDYSYNCSGSITYDDVTISCYHGSVHGSEDLLGSFAKSCNCSFANIGLNLNLKKYAATCKKLLFNQELPVDYSYSKSSFSLSSSSDTEEIMQSAIGQGKTLMTPMHMALLTEAVANDGMMMRSYVITKQTNYLGDLIKSYEPEEYKRIMTEEEAEIVQKFMKEVVKTGTGRKLNGLSYAVAGKTGSAEFGTVKGNSHAWFTGYSNPEDPDIVVTVIVEGAGSGSDYAVPMAKRIFDAYYGG, encoded by the coding sequence ATGGATTATTTTGACAGTGAAATAACAGAAGACTCAAATGAAATAAAGAAAAGTCCAAAACAGAAAAAGCCCGGAAGACGTTTTAATGAACTTAACGTTATAATGTATTTCTTTGTAGGACTTTTTCTTATAATGACGGCATATTTTGCATATTATGTGCAGATAAAGGCACCGGATACAATAAACAGTTCTTACAATATGAGACAGACTAATCTGGCTAAAAAGGTCATAAGAGGAAAAATATTTGCCGCAAATGGAGATATACTTGCTGAACAGGCTATTAATTCAGAGGGAGCAGAGGTTCGCTATTATCCTTATAAGGAGATTTTTGCACAGGCGGTGGGCTATTCGACGCATGGTGCTTCAGGAGTAGAATCGATTGCAAATATAGCGCTGCTTACTTCGGATTCACCGATCGATGAGCGTCTTCAGAAAGAAATGGCCGGAGTAAGAAATTACGGCGATGATATTTATACGACTTTTGATGTAAATCTGCAGAAAACCGCGGTAGAAGCCCTTGGTGTTTATAAGGGCGCGATAGTGGTGCTGGATGCCAAAACAGGTGCAATAATGGCGATGGTTTCAAAACCGGACTATGACCCAAATACAGTTTCGGAAAACTGGGCACAGGTAGCTTCGGATACAGATAATTCTCCCTTGATCAACAGAACTGTTCAGGGACTTTATCCTCCGGGCTCTGCATTTAAGACAGTGACATTATTGGAATACCTTAAAGAACATTCGGACAGCTATGAGGATTATTCCTATAACTGCAGCGGAAGCATAACCTATGATGATGTAACGATCTCATGTTATCATGGCTCAGTACATGGATCAGAGGATCTGCTTGGATCATTTGCAAAATCCTGTAACTGTTCGTTTGCGAATATAGGCTTAAATCTTAACTTGAAAAAATATGCAGCTACCTGTAAGAAACTTTTATTTAATCAGGAGCTTCCGGTGGATTATTCTTATTCGAAAAGCTCATTTTCACTTAGCAGCTCATCGGACACAGAAGAGATAATGCAGTCTGCCATAGGGCAGGGAAAAACGTTGATGACACCTATGCATATGGCTCTTTTAACGGAAGCGGTAGCAAATGATGGAATGATGATGCGTTCCTATGTAATAACAAAGCAGACAAATTATCTCGGGGATTTAATTAAAAGCTATGAACCTGAGGAATATAAGCGTATAATGACAGAAGAGGAAGCGGAAATCGTTCAGAAATTTATGAAAGAGGTCGTGAAGACCGGAACAGGTCGAAAGCTTAACGGCTTGAGTTATGCTGTTGCCGGAAAGACCGGATCCGCAGAATTTGGTACTGTAAAGGGAAATAGCCACGCCTGGTTTACCGGTTATTCAAATCCGGAGGATCCTGATATAGTTGTTACGGTGATCGTAGAAGGAGCAGGAAGCGGAAGCGATTATGCAGTACCTATGGCTAAGAGGATTTTTGACGCATATTATGGCGGATAA
- a CDS encoding response regulator, with protein MNFDRYDEGIRELIGNINRGLSEKDEQVVKSAENLIVTACTMHDMSLEGYARYMLALSFYRFDYPEEKIREALNKAIIFLTPADDRILIASAYNMLGILESINNRQNLSMDYFITALSYCDEDDEESFLKKFTIESNISYLYYSAGEVDYAIALASDTINALVELAFVDERFQLLLYRLYCTIGVFYCEIEEPNLNSAEKYLSDADNSIHGYPDDITADKDIIHTNLLIMINFFRQDKNSYDENISRLLDQIGNIINFTDSYSDVFMVIEFLIDHEEYFSAGKIIQAISGQVKSCNFLGIHANFDELMINYLEGSGMEQSANEASHRYYKRIREKKPGDVGAMLYSLNLRRDMQHMQIEGERLKYAAIREKAANEAKTAFLSNMSHELRTPINAILGMDEMIIRESNEKTILEYAENIQSAGNSLLSIINDILDFSKIEAGKLDIIPDDYHFSVLLNTLLMMLRSKARDKNLTLDFEIDESIPDKLYGDEMRIRQVLLNLLNNAVKYTEKGGVVFRVSYEKAGEEQALITFHVIDTGIGIKSEDFERLFSPFERIDVKKNKTIEGTGLGISITTKLLKLMNSELEVDSEYAKGSDFHFTLSQKVTDWEPMGDFIQKVKTLEPDIKKNNQSFSAPNARVLVVDDTEMNLMVIQNLLKRTRMKVDTALSGMQALEMIEKADYDIIFMDHRMPIMDGIETFNNIKSRPKNSRNYNTPEVMLTADAIVGMEEKFISCGFDLYLAKPVDSAALESAILKLLPEELISDPIEDDNICHISTDHNSEESVIMNGLKDLAIMDTESAVSACGDISTFIRVAKSFFESAPSKIMEITEAIENDDISLYTTKVHALKSSARLCGLHDLSEAAKALEEFGNKQRDKGLTISEEIISNSQKLLKDFENISQKIAKAYPCSSVSEEAKPEIELDELYDAYRIIYEYNESFDIGSIDELMKKLSEYKIPSEEKNRFEQLKLYVNEVNNDEISNLLEPIVPIGGIEEG; from the coding sequence ATGAATTTTGACAGATATGACGAAGGCATAAGAGAGCTTATCGGTAATATAAACAGAGGTCTTTCTGAAAAAGATGAACAGGTTGTAAAATCAGCAGAAAACCTTATCGTAACAGCTTGTACAATGCACGATATGTCATTGGAAGGTTATGCCAGATACATGCTTGCCTTAAGCTTCTACCGCTTTGATTATCCGGAGGAAAAAATCAGAGAAGCACTCAACAAAGCGATAATTTTCCTTACACCGGCTGATGATCGTATCCTGATTGCATCTGCCTACAATATGCTGGGAATTTTAGAGTCAATAAACAACCGTCAGAATCTCTCGATGGACTATTTTATAACCGCACTCAGCTATTGCGATGAAGACGATGAAGAATCTTTCCTTAAGAAATTTACTATTGAATCCAATATATCATATCTTTACTACTCTGCCGGTGAGGTGGATTATGCCATAGCGCTCGCTTCAGATACCATCAATGCCCTTGTTGAACTTGCATTTGTTGATGAGCGTTTTCAGCTTCTTCTTTACAGGCTCTATTGTACAATAGGTGTATTCTACTGTGAAATCGAGGAGCCAAACCTGAACTCAGCAGAAAAGTATCTGAGCGACGCAGATAATTCCATCCATGGGTATCCTGATGATATTACGGCAGATAAAGATATAATTCACACAAATCTCCTTATAATGATCAATTTTTTTCGTCAGGACAAAAACTCCTATGATGAAAATATTTCCCGTCTTCTTGATCAGATTGGAAATATCATAAATTTCACTGATTCCTATAGTGATGTTTTTATGGTGATAGAATTTCTTATCGATCATGAAGAATATTTTTCTGCCGGTAAAATTATCCAGGCCATATCAGGTCAGGTTAAATCCTGCAATTTCCTTGGAATACATGCAAATTTCGATGAATTGATGATCAATTATCTGGAAGGTTCCGGCATGGAACAGTCTGCTAATGAGGCATCGCATCGCTATTATAAAAGGATCCGTGAAAAGAAACCCGGCGATGTCGGGGCAATGCTCTATTCTCTCAATTTAAGGCGGGATATGCAGCACATGCAGATAGAAGGAGAACGTCTTAAATATGCAGCGATCCGTGAAAAAGCTGCCAATGAAGCAAAAACAGCTTTTCTTTCCAATATGTCCCATGAACTGAGGACACCTATAAATGCGATCCTCGGAATGGATGAAATGATCATTCGTGAATCCAATGAAAAAACCATACTTGAATATGCCGAAAACATACAGTCGGCAGGAAATTCCCTGCTCTCTATCATCAACGATATACTTGATTTTTCAAAAATTGAAGCCGGAAAGCTTGATATCATTCCGGATGATTACCATTTCTCGGTATTGCTCAACACTCTCCTTATGATGTTACGTTCAAAAGCCAGGGATAAAAATCTGACCCTTGACTTTGAAATTGATGAAAGTATCCCGGACAAACTTTACGGTGATGAAATGAGAATACGACAGGTTCTCCTGAACCTTCTTAATAATGCCGTAAAATACACAGAAAAAGGTGGTGTAGTCTTCAGGGTAAGCTACGAAAAAGCCGGAGAAGAGCAAGCTCTTATAACCTTCCATGTTATAGACACCGGAATAGGTATTAAAAGCGAAGATTTTGAACGACTCTTCTCCCCCTTCGAACGAATTGATGTCAAGAAAAATAAAACCATTGAAGGTACCGGTCTTGGCATATCTATCACTACAAAGCTTCTGAAACTAATGAATTCAGAACTTGAAGTTGACAGTGAATATGCAAAAGGTTCAGACTTCCACTTTACTCTTAGTCAGAAAGTAACTGACTGGGAGCCAATGGGCGATTTTATCCAGAAAGTAAAGACTCTCGAACCGGATATCAAGAAAAACAATCAGAGTTTCTCTGCACCAAATGCAAGGGTTCTCGTTGTTGATGACACAGAGATGAATCTTATGGTTATCCAAAATCTTCTCAAACGCACCAGAATGAAGGTAGATACTGCCTTAAGCGGAATGCAGGCATTGGAAATGATCGAAAAAGCGGACTACGACATAATATTTATGGATCATCGTATGCCCATAATGGATGGTATTGAAACTTTCAACAATATAAAATCCAGGCCAAAGAATTCAAGAAACTATAATACACCGGAAGTAATGCTGACAGCAGATGCTATAGTGGGTATGGAGGAAAAGTTTATTTCCTGTGGTTTTGACCTCTATCTGGCAAAGCCCGTTGACTCTGCAGCATTAGAAAGCGCAATTCTGAAACTGCTTCCTGAAGAACTTATTTCAGATCCTATAGAGGATGATAATATATGTCATATTTCTACTGACCATAACAGCGAAGAATCAGTCATTATGAATGGCTTAAAAGATCTAGCCATAATGGATACTGAATCTGCAGTCAGCGCCTGCGGAGATATTTCTACCTTTATTCGTGTAGCTAAAAGCTTCTTTGAAAGTGCTCCCTCAAAAATAATGGAGATAACTGAAGCTATTGAAAATGATGATATCAGCCTTTATACCACCAAAGTTCATGCTCTGAAAAGCAGTGCAAGACTATGCGGTCTTCATGATCTTTCAGAAGCAGCAAAGGCACTTGAAGAATTTGGTAATAAACAGCGCGATAAGGGTCTTACAATCTCCGAGGAGATAATTTCAAACTCGCAAAAACTCCTCAAGGATTTTGAAAATATATCCCAGAAAATAGCTAAAGCCTATCCCTGCAGTTCAGTTTCAGAAGAAGCCAAACCTGAAATCGAACTTGATGAATTATATGATGCTTATCGCATTATTTATGAATATAATGAATCATTTGATATCGGAAGTATCGACGAACTCATGAAAAAACTGAGCGAATACAAAATTCCATCAGAGGAAAAGAATAGATTCGAACAGCTTAAGCTCTATGTAAATGAAGTGAATAACGATGAAATTTCAAATCTTTTAGAGCCCATCGTTCCCATTGGTGGGATTGAAGAGGGCTGA
- a CDS encoding FtsW/RodA/SpoVE family cell cycle protein, with product MNTVFIALSRYMLAIFAAFYSLHCFAAFSLKNSDVRKWFYVTQIILMSLIHITGFVDIVIQTGENYLWIICILQELLFIVAIVMYRIIYPDSSGFFLNNTCLLLAVGFVMITRLSPEKALKQFFIAVVSLLVTFAIPYCLKRFEKLRDYSIVFGIIGFLSLAAVFIFGSITNGSRLSVKIAGILFQPSEFVKILFVIFEAGMLTEKSEYTDRITINPGRNKIVISAAAAFLYCVILVISRDLGGAVIFFVAYVFMLYIALKAPLVLAGGLGAGAIGTVIGYKLFSHVRVRFRAWRNPFSEIDGQGYQITQSLFAIGTGGWFGMGLTMGSPDKIPVVEQDFIFSAISEEMGCIFSVCLILVCISNFLMMINIAMTVGNAYYKLMAAGLGVVYIFQVFLTIGGAVKFIPLTGVTLPLVSYGGSSLLATLIMFAIIQGIYIIDGAERI from the coding sequence ATGAATACTGTATTTATCGCACTTTCGCGATACATGCTCGCAATCTTTGCAGCATTTTATTCGCTGCATTGCTTTGCGGCATTTTCATTAAAAAACAGTGATGTACGGAAATGGTTTTACGTAACGCAGATAATCCTTATGTCACTCATACATATAACAGGGTTTGTAGATATAGTGATCCAGACAGGAGAAAATTATCTCTGGATAATATGTATTTTACAGGAATTACTATTTATAGTCGCAATAGTAATGTACAGGATAATTTATCCGGACAGCTCGGGATTTTTTCTTAATAATACCTGTCTCTTGCTGGCTGTGGGATTTGTAATGATAACAAGGCTTTCACCGGAAAAAGCTCTGAAACAGTTCTTTATAGCTGTGGTTTCTCTTCTGGTGACCTTTGCAATCCCGTATTGCCTTAAAAGATTCGAAAAGTTAAGGGATTATAGTATAGTATTTGGAATTATTGGATTTCTGTCACTTGCAGCGGTTTTTATATTCGGTTCTATCACAAACGGATCGAGGCTTTCGGTAAAAATTGCAGGAATACTTTTTCAGCCTTCGGAATTTGTAAAGATACTTTTTGTTATATTTGAAGCAGGGATGCTTACGGAAAAGAGTGAATATACAGACAGGATCACGATAAATCCGGGGCGTAATAAAATAGTAATTTCAGCAGCAGCAGCTTTTTTGTATTGTGTCATACTTGTTATATCAAGGGATCTTGGCGGAGCGGTTATTTTCTTTGTCGCATATGTTTTTATGCTTTATATAGCACTGAAGGCACCGCTGGTACTGGCAGGCGGTCTTGGAGCCGGAGCGATCGGAACTGTCATAGGATATAAGCTGTTCTCTCATGTAAGGGTCAGATTCAGGGCATGGAGAAATCCTTTCAGCGAAATAGACGGACAGGGATATCAGATAACACAGTCGCTTTTTGCAATAGGAACCGGAGGATGGTTTGGAATGGGACTTACCATGGGAAGCCCGGATAAGATACCTGTTGTAGAGCAGGATTTTATATTTTCTGCAATTTCTGAGGAAATGGGATGCATATTCAGTGTATGTCTGATACTTGTATGTATAAGCAATTTCCTGATGATGATAAATATTGCGATGACTGTTGGAAATGCATATTATAAACTGATGGCGGCAGGACTTGGAGTAGTTTATATTTTCCAGGTATTTTTAACGATCGGAGGAGCGGTGAAGTTTATACCGCTTACAGGCGTGACACTTCCTCTGGTAAGCTATGGAGGATCATCACTTCTGGCAACCCTGATCATGTTTGCGATCATACAGGGAATCTATATCATAGATGGAGCCGAAAGAATTTAA
- the ruvB gene encoding Holliday junction branch migration DNA helicase RuvB, whose amino-acid sequence MERRVIETRVTEDDVKIEGSLRPKNLEGYIGQAKIKETLKIYIDAAKKRKEALDHVLFYGPPGLGKTTLAGIIAEEMGAKLKITSGPAIERPGDIAAILNSLEDGDVLFLDEIHRLNRQVEEVLYPAMEDFAIDIMIGKGPSAKSLRLPLPRFTLVGATTRAGLLSAPLRDRFGIINHLEFYSVEELATIISHSAKLLNIDIEWKAAIEMGRRSRGTPRIANRLLKRVRDFAEIKFEGDITEEVANLALDLLKVDKFGLDELDRNILNTMIDKFGGGPVGLETLAAAVGEDSGTIEDVYEPYLIKNGLINRTPRGRVVTELGMSHMALRS is encoded by the coding sequence ATGGAAAGACGTGTCATTGAGACCAGGGTTACGGAGGATGATGTTAAGATTGAGGGATCTCTCCGTCCTAAAAATCTGGAAGGCTATATTGGTCAGGCAAAGATAAAGGAAACCCTTAAAATATATATAGATGCGGCCAAAAAAAGAAAAGAAGCCCTTGATCATGTGCTTTTTTACGGCCCTCCGGGACTTGGCAAAACAACACTTGCCGGGATAATCGCAGAGGAGATGGGAGCAAAGCTTAAGATCACAAGCGGACCTGCAATAGAACGTCCGGGAGACATAGCTGCGATCCTCAATAGTCTTGAGGATGGAGATGTATTGTTTTTAGATGAGATCCATCGTCTGAACAGGCAGGTTGAAGAAGTTCTTTATCCGGCAATGGAAGACTTTGCCATAGATATAATGATCGGTAAGGGGCCGAGTGCAAAGTCATTAAGGCTGCCGCTTCCCAGATTCACACTTGTTGGTGCGACGACAAGGGCAGGACTTCTTTCGGCTCCGCTCCGTGACAGATTCGGTATAATCAACCATCTGGAATTTTACTCGGTAGAAGAGCTTGCTACGATAATAAGTCATTCGGCAAAACTGCTTAATATAGATATAGAATGGAAAGCTGCCATAGAAATGGGCAGACGGTCAAGAGGAACACCGAGAATTGCTAACAGGCTGCTTAAAAGGGTCAGAGATTTTGCAGAGATCAAATTTGAAGGGGATATTACGGAAGAAGTTGCAAACCTTGCGCTTGACCTGTTGAAGGTAGATAAATTCGGTCTGGATGAGCTTGACAGGAATATCTTAAATACCATGATCGATAAGTTCGGCGGCGGACCTGTCGGCCTTGAAACACTTGCAGCAGCAGTAGGAGAAGATTCCGGTACAATAGAAGATGTATACGAGCCATATCTTATAAAGAATGGACTGATAAACAGGACACCACGCGGTCGTGTTGTTACAGAACTCGGTATGAGCCATATGGCACTCAGAAGCTAA
- the rpmB gene encoding 50S ribosomal protein L28 — MAKCAVCGKDVHFGNNVSHSHRRSNRIFKSNIRHVKCKVNGASKRLYVCSRCLRSGAVERA, encoded by the coding sequence ATGGCAAAATGTGCAGTTTGTGGTAAGGACGTTCACTTTGGTAACAACGTCAGCCATTCTCATAGAAGGTCAAATCGCATTTTTAAGTCTAATATCAGACATGTAAAATGTAAGGTAAACGGAGCTTCTAAGAGGCTTTATGTTTGCAGCCGCTGCCTGCGTTCAGGAGCTGTTGAGCGTGCATAA
- a CDS encoding GerW family sporulation protein, whose translation MKNDEIIDKMVKGMGSFLSTKTVVGEPINLGDTLILPLVEVSFGLAAGTGEDDKKGKTGGGIGGRMTPSAVLVIKNGNARLVNIKNQDAVTKILDMVPEMIGKFTEDKSAEREDLSNAEAIDIAFDKTENN comes from the coding sequence ATGAAGAACGATGAAATAATTGATAAGATGGTCAAGGGTATGGGAAGCTTTCTTTCGACAAAGACGGTTGTAGGAGAGCCCATAAATTTAGGAGATACACTGATCCTTCCGCTTGTAGAGGTTTCTTTCGGACTTGCAGCGGGAACCGGGGAAGACGATAAAAAGGGAAAGACCGGTGGTGGAATAGGCGGAAGAATGACACCATCTGCTGTTCTCGTCATAAAGAATGGTAATGCAAGACTCGTAAATATCAAGAATCAGGATGCAGTTACCAAGATACTGGATATGGTTCCGGAAATGATAGGCAAGTTCACGGAAGACAAGAGTGCTGAGCGTGAAGATCTGTCTAATGCAGAGGCAATAGATATCGCTTTTGATAAAACAGAAAACAATTGA